From a single Ignavibacteria bacterium genomic region:
- the purE gene encoding 5-(carboxyamino)imidazole ribonucleotide mutase, producing the protein MTKAASPLVGIIMGSDSDLTVMKEAAVVLENFGIEYELNIVSAHRTPELMAEYASNAHLRGIKVIIAGAGGAAHLPGMTAAYSPLPVIGVPVKLKSLDGLDSLMSIVQMPGGVPVATVAIDQAKNAGILAAQILATSDSSLLQKIIEYKNSLREMVLAKNQNLST; encoded by the coding sequence ATGACAAAAGCAGCATCACCTCTCGTAGGAATTATCATGGGCAGCGATTCAGACCTTACGGTCATGAAAGAAGCTGCCGTCGTTCTCGAAAATTTTGGGATAGAATATGAGCTCAATATCGTTTCTGCGCACAGAACTCCCGAATTGATGGCAGAGTATGCATCAAATGCCCATTTGAGGGGTATCAAGGTGATTATTGCAGGGGCTGGTGGTGCTGCACATCTTCCGGGAATGACGGCGGCTTATTCCCCGCTTCCTGTTATTGGTGTACCGGTAAAATTAAAGTCGCTCGATGGACTCGATTCGTTAATGTCAATAGTCCAAATGCCGGGAGGAGTGCCTGTGGCGACAGTTGCGATAGATCAGGCAAAAAATGCAGGAATTCTTGCAGCTCAGATACTAGCAACCTCTGACAGTTCTCTGTTACAAAAAATTATCGAATACAAAAACTCCCTTCGCGAAATGGTGCTCGCGAAAAACCAAAACCTTTCAACTTAG
- a CDS encoding D-tyrosyl-tRNA(Tyr) deacylase, with translation MIALVQRVSEAGVYIEEPVYSAETGPGMVILLGVKEGDTPSDVVFTADKCANLRIFEDSEGKMNISIKETQGEVLIISQFTLYGETAKGNRPNFTKAAKPDVANTLYEAFVEKMRQNLGSEKVKTGVFAAMMSVKIINDGPVTLIVESK, from the coding sequence ATGATAGCACTTGTACAAAGAGTCTCGGAAGCCGGAGTTTACATCGAAGAACCTGTTTACTCAGCAGAAACAGGACCGGGTATGGTGATTCTGCTGGGTGTAAAGGAAGGAGACACGCCAAGTGATGTTGTCTTCACCGCCGATAAATGCGCCAACCTCCGGATTTTCGAGGATTCAGAGGGTAAAATGAACATCTCCATAAAAGAAACACAGGGTGAGGTGCTCATTATATCTCAATTTACGCTGTATGGTGAGACTGCAAAAGGTAACCGTCCAAATTTCACAAAAGCAGCAAAACCTGATGTCGCAAATACTCTTTATGAAGCATTCGTTGAAAAGATGAGACAAAACCTGGGAAGTGAAAAAGTAAAAACTGGTGTGTTCGCTGCCATGATGTCGGTAAAAATAATTAACGACGGTCCCGTGACCCTGATTGTTGAATCGAAGTAA
- a CDS encoding glycosyltransferase family 9 protein, producing MLTPKSPVKKILLIKFKGIGDVILSTVVLKNIRAMFPGAKIDFLTEKPSAPLLTEIPLINQVLVYNTKNKFEIVKQILAVRKNRYDLVLDLYSNPKSAQLTFASGARFRAGFPYRGRKYAYNLFGPEERGVHHAGDLHLKFLEKIGIPVRYSEQYIVIPGEAKNFAGNYFKTTDTGKNFVALVPGGGWESKRCDPVKFAEIGNAVYDRFGVKCLILWGKGDLEEAEEIKKLMGERAFLAPKTTFIEMGAVAEFCKFAVANDSGPMHLISSLGVPVLALHGPTDPSLQGPFGKNHETVRLDELDCICCNLLVCNRKHECFLDLPLERIMSKIDVLINKNHINMNTDEKN from the coding sequence ATGCTAACTCCGAAATCTCCCGTAAAGAAAATATTATTGATAAAATTCAAAGGAATTGGCGATGTTATTCTTAGCACGGTTGTGCTAAAGAACATCAGGGCGATGTTTCCGGGGGCAAAAATTGATTTCCTGACCGAAAAACCTTCTGCTCCATTATTGACCGAAATCCCCTTGATTAATCAGGTTTTGGTTTACAATACAAAGAACAAATTTGAAATCGTAAAACAGATTCTTGCTGTACGAAAGAACAGATACGATCTGGTTCTCGACCTTTATTCGAATCCAAAATCTGCACAACTGACATTTGCAAGTGGCGCCCGCTTCAGAGCCGGTTTCCCTTACAGAGGAAGGAAATATGCTTATAATCTTTTCGGACCTGAAGAGAGAGGAGTTCACCATGCGGGTGATCTCCATCTAAAATTCCTCGAGAAAATCGGGATTCCCGTCAGATATTCAGAACAATACATAGTAATTCCGGGGGAAGCCAAAAACTTTGCAGGAAACTATTTCAAAACAACCGACACCGGTAAAAATTTTGTTGCACTTGTTCCGGGCGGTGGCTGGGAATCTAAAAGATGTGATCCTGTAAAGTTTGCGGAGATCGGGAATGCTGTTTATGACAGATTTGGGGTAAAGTGCCTGATACTTTGGGGTAAAGGGGACCTTGAGGAAGCTGAAGAAATAAAGAAATTGATGGGGGAGAGGGCTTTCCTTGCACCAAAAACGACATTCATTGAGATGGGTGCTGTAGCTGAATTCTGCAAATTTGCCGTTGCCAACGACAGCGGGCCGATGCACCTTATTTCATCACTCGGAGTTCCAGTGCTGGCTCTGCATGGTCCAACAGACCCGTCACTACAGGGACCATTTGGGAAAAATCATGAAACTGTACGATTGGATGAACTGGACTGTATCTGCTGTAATCTTCTTGTTTGCAATCGAAAACATGAATGTTTTCTTGATCTGCCCTTGGAGAGGATTATGTCGAAGATTGATGTCCTCATCAACAAAAACCACATAAACATGAATACAGATGAAAAAAATTGA
- a CDS encoding DNA internalization-related competence protein ComEC/Rec2, protein MKKLSLDDIKYFPAIPFTIALCFGIIISNVSPFPIWFSIPLFVISTTLFFLLKFRNLEKFVLMFALLSGFGFGIAAIKISNDSLMLNPFNTPRKSGMEVTARIIEVREMSRDNFIFTGEVTTASFDSSFVNEKGKKNRKRVSHAYNPAPELIFKIRDAEPAVFSYVKQNIKPGRSIRLFGTFNLPQGKRNPSGFDYAAYLKHEMISGTFSVYSDSVLEISGEKDFISGNIFDLRKNIAEMLDSLHDPETAAILKGLIIADRSEIDEETVNSYIDTGIAHILAVSGFNVGIIYLLTLLLFQKIKPHSRWFDIIARLTILFLFLMLTQFQVTVLRAVIMFSVHSLLKFSGRLTNRWNTLAIAVFIILLFNPQDLFSTSFQLSAAAVASLFIAESIYSSFRFTITSFFNSKKAEIKRKASSFFDSFVFRNLSELIVVTFFVQLGMLPFLLIYFGKITLLSLPANIVAVPVSSLMLLNGLLTLFVSVFSTSAAALLASASGLLNKILNITIVALKDTNWGKIELQNFSLADGIVFYLLIFSLIMIYSRKRDLKWRLSSAVFALLIMVITHSAFKATELSKNASYIVAIDTGQGDCYLLKDKSGRTVLIDAGVLSERYDAGKSTVLPTLKRLGVDSIDIAFISHYDIDHAGGMVTLSRQGVIKRLFVPPPDSSDISDLSLFALFSTFITPTVFKEGETLKTGEFAIKSLIHTDSLDVNTESNRRSMVLSISVNNFKMLFTGDLDRVGERKLIRNNINLESDLLKVSHHGSNSATTNLFLNAVKPKVAIISAGVANRYNLPHPPVIERLEGFGCSILRTDIEGCIILEIDDDKHLQKIDWR, encoded by the coding sequence ATGAAAAAACTGAGTCTTGATGATATAAAATATTTTCCGGCTATCCCTTTCACAATAGCACTTTGTTTTGGGATAATAATCTCGAATGTTTCACCCTTCCCAATCTGGTTCTCAATTCCTCTTTTTGTCATCTCCACTACACTTTTTTTTCTGCTAAAATTCAGAAATCTTGAAAAATTCGTCCTGATGTTTGCATTACTGTCCGGGTTCGGATTTGGCATCGCAGCAATCAAGATTTCGAATGATTCGCTTATGTTGAACCCGTTTAACACACCAAGAAAATCGGGTATGGAGGTAACTGCAAGAATTATTGAGGTAAGAGAGATGAGCAGGGATAACTTCATCTTCACCGGTGAGGTAACTACAGCTAGCTTCGATTCTTCATTCGTTAATGAGAAGGGAAAGAAAAACAGGAAAAGAGTTTCTCATGCTTACAACCCTGCTCCCGAACTTATATTTAAAATTAGAGATGCTGAACCGGCTGTCTTCAGTTATGTGAAGCAGAATATCAAACCCGGTAGAAGTATCAGGTTGTTTGGCACTTTTAATCTTCCACAGGGCAAACGAAACCCCAGTGGATTCGATTATGCTGCATATCTAAAGCACGAAATGATTTCCGGTACTTTTTCAGTCTATTCGGATTCAGTACTCGAAATTTCAGGAGAAAAGGATTTTATTTCAGGAAACATCTTCGATCTAAGAAAAAATATTGCCGAAATGCTCGATTCACTGCACGATCCGGAGACCGCTGCCATTCTAAAAGGACTGATTATAGCTGACAGGAGCGAAATCGATGAGGAAACTGTTAATTCTTACATAGATACCGGAATTGCTCATATTCTGGCGGTTTCGGGTTTCAATGTCGGTATCATCTATCTTCTGACCCTCCTCCTCTTTCAAAAAATAAAACCACACAGCAGGTGGTTCGATATAATTGCCCGTTTAACTATTTTGTTCCTTTTCCTTATGCTGACTCAATTTCAGGTAACTGTTTTGAGGGCGGTGATAATGTTCTCAGTGCATTCTTTATTGAAATTTTCCGGCAGGTTGACCAACAGGTGGAATACATTAGCGATCGCCGTTTTTATTATTCTGCTGTTCAATCCTCAGGATCTTTTTAGCACCAGTTTTCAACTTTCGGCTGCCGCCGTGGCAAGCCTTTTTATTGCAGAATCAATTTACTCATCTTTCAGATTTACCATCACCTCATTTTTTAACTCAAAAAAGGCAGAAATCAAAAGAAAAGCATCTTCGTTTTTCGATTCTTTTGTATTCAGAAATTTGTCAGAACTCATCGTTGTGACTTTTTTCGTGCAATTGGGGATGTTGCCGTTTTTACTCATTTACTTCGGAAAAATTACCCTCCTCTCGTTACCTGCGAATATAGTTGCTGTTCCGGTCTCCTCACTTATGCTACTCAATGGTCTTTTGACACTGTTTGTTTCGGTCTTCTCCACTTCGGCTGCGGCATTATTAGCCTCTGCTTCCGGGCTGCTAAATAAGATACTGAATATTACCATCGTCGCACTAAAAGATACAAATTGGGGCAAAATTGAATTGCAAAATTTCTCTTTAGCCGACGGTATCGTCTTTTATCTCCTGATTTTCTCCTTAATTATGATCTATTCAAGAAAAAGGGATCTGAAATGGAGGTTGTCATCCGCTGTATTTGCTTTACTCATCATGGTTATTACCCACTCTGCATTTAAAGCAACAGAGTTGAGCAAAAACGCGTCATACATTGTTGCAATAGACACCGGTCAGGGTGATTGCTATCTCCTAAAAGATAAATCCGGAAGAACGGTTCTCATAGACGCAGGTGTTCTCAGTGAACGGTATGACGCAGGAAAATCAACCGTTCTCCCCACCCTTAAACGACTGGGAGTCGACTCAATCGATATTGCCTTTATCTCCCACTACGATATCGATCACGCCGGAGGAATGGTTACTCTTTCAAGGCAGGGTGTGATAAAAAGACTGTTTGTACCCCCACCTGACTCATCTGATATTTCTGATCTGTCGCTCTTTGCACTCTTTTCCACATTCATAACTCCAACCGTTTTCAAGGAGGGGGAAACTCTAAAAACGGGAGAGTTTGCAATAAAATCACTAATCCACACAGATTCATTGGATGTAAACACAGAAAGCAACCGTAGAAGCATGGTTTTAAGTATTTCTGTGAATAACTTCAAAATGTTGTTTACCGGTGATCTTGACAGAGTTGGGGAAAGGAAGTTAATCAGAAATAATATAAATTTGGAATCTGATTTGTTAAAAGTTAGTCACCACGGCAGTAATTCAGCCACGACAAACCTCTTCCTGAATGCGGTAAAACCAAAGGTGGCAATAATCAGTGCCGGTGTGGCAAACAGGTACAATCTTCCGCACCCCCCGGTGATTGAGAGGCTTGAGGGTTTTGGATGTTCGATTTTACGAACCGATATTGAGGGATGTATCATTCTTGAAATTGATGATGATAAACATTTACAAAAAATTGACTGGAGATAG
- a CDS encoding 5-(carboxyamino)imidazole ribonucleotide synthase, with product MSAMAAYRLGFRVAVYESKLDSPAGMMTKLDFAGSIDDDATLSKFADVCDIITLENEFINPDRLRFLESLGKKVYPTPETIGLIQDKLTQKRTFQEAGLPVPRFHSVSDSDNYEDLKSVLGSEFILKSRKMGYDGYGNHFVRTEKDFLEGMKKLSSRHSTVMAEEVIQFTKELAVMVAINTHEVAVYPVVETVQENHICKFVLAPAEISKATEKRVLDTAVNAVRSVHGKGIFGVELFLTADNEIYINEIAPRPHNSGHYSIEGCVTSQFENHIRAVLELPLGNTSLLKNCAVMVNTLGKSDGEGKIFNYDEILFDSAVHLHFYGKSESRKGRKMGHLTKTGENINTLRLELEKLETIIKIGKP from the coding sequence ATGTCTGCTATGGCAGCTTACAGACTCGGTTTTAGGGTTGCTGTGTATGAATCGAAACTTGATTCACCCGCTGGTATGATGACAAAACTGGACTTTGCGGGATCGATTGATGATGATGCGACTCTAAGCAAATTCGCTGATGTTTGTGATATCATTACTTTGGAGAATGAGTTTATAAACCCCGACAGATTACGGTTTCTGGAATCTCTTGGAAAAAAAGTGTATCCGACTCCTGAGACCATCGGACTCATTCAGGATAAACTTACTCAAAAAAGAACTTTTCAGGAGGCCGGTCTTCCTGTCCCCCGTTTTCACTCTGTTTCAGATTCAGATAATTATGAAGATCTGAAATCTGTCCTGGGTTCTGAATTCATACTGAAATCAAGAAAAATGGGATATGACGGTTACGGCAACCACTTTGTCAGAACTGAAAAGGATTTTCTTGAAGGCATGAAAAAACTTTCTTCAAGACACTCGACAGTGATGGCAGAAGAGGTTATACAATTCACCAAAGAGCTCGCGGTAATGGTTGCCATAAATACTCATGAAGTTGCCGTCTATCCCGTAGTCGAAACAGTGCAGGAAAATCACATTTGTAAATTCGTGCTCGCTCCCGCTGAAATAAGCAAAGCCACAGAAAAACGGGTTTTGGATACAGCAGTCAATGCCGTAAGAAGTGTTCACGGGAAAGGTATATTCGGCGTTGAACTTTTCCTTACTGCTGACAACGAAATATATATAAATGAAATAGCTCCCAGACCCCATAATTCAGGGCATTATTCGATCGAAGGATGTGTAACATCACAATTTGAAAATCACATCAGAGCCGTTCTTGAGCTCCCTCTGGGCAACACTTCCCTGCTGAAGAATTGTGCCGTTATGGTGAATACTCTCGGAAAGTCGGATGGTGAAGGAAAAATATTTAACTACGATGAAATTTTATTCGATTCAGCGGTTCATCTCCATTTTTATGGTAAGTCGGAATCAAGAAAAGGACGGAAAATGGGGCATCTTACCAAAACAGGAGAGAATATTAACACTTTAAGACTTGAACTCGAAAAACTTGAAACTATAATAAAAATTGGAAAGCCATAA
- the prmC gene encoding peptide chain release factor N(5)-glutamine methyltransferase has translation MPTVLEILDKSTTFLNEKGIESPRLNADLLMANVLNCRRLDLYLMFDRPLKENELEKYREFIRRRIKFEPLQYIVGNVEFYGLNLTVTPAVLIPRQETELLVDIIVNENKEIPNLRILDLGCGSGNISIALARSLPGSEVTALEISKDSIEIAKKNAIDNGIENISFINSDMFDFFHYNGEPDRIFDLIISNPPYVSEVDYKTVQEEVLRYEPSIAVTDFSDGYKFHSEIIKNAGEILNGNGKVYLEMALGQDTLLKELMESEGYSAIEIYKDYNRISRFIRGVKSK, from the coding sequence ATGCCCACTGTACTGGAAATTTTAGACAAATCCACGACTTTTTTAAATGAAAAAGGTATCGAATCGCCCAGACTGAATGCCGATCTTCTCATGGCTAATGTGTTGAACTGCAGAAGACTCGATCTATATCTTATGTTCGACCGTCCGCTTAAGGAGAATGAACTGGAAAAGTACAGGGAATTTATCAGGAGACGAATCAAGTTTGAACCACTTCAGTACATAGTCGGAAATGTTGAGTTTTACGGTTTAAATCTTACAGTTACTCCTGCAGTTCTGATTCCCAGACAGGAAACTGAACTCCTTGTCGACATCATTGTAAATGAAAATAAAGAGATTCCAAATCTTAGAATACTTGATCTGGGCTGCGGCAGCGGCAACATTTCGATTGCCCTTGCCAGGTCACTCCCCGGTTCCGAAGTTACTGCTTTGGAGATCAGCAAAGATTCAATTGAGATTGCAAAAAAAAATGCTATTGACAACGGAATTGAAAACATCTCCTTCATCAATTCAGATATGTTTGATTTTTTCCACTACAATGGAGAGCCAGACCGCATTTTCGATCTAATTATCTCGAACCCGCCATATGTCTCGGAAGTTGATTACAAAACAGTTCAGGAGGAAGTGCTTCGATACGAGCCCTCGATAGCTGTTACAGATTTTTCAGATGGTTACAAGTTTCACTCAGAAATTATTAAAAATGCCGGAGAGATTCTCAACGGTAACGGGAAAGTATATCTCGAGATGGCGCTTGGACAGGACACTCTGCTAAAGGAATTGATGGAGAGCGAAGGTTACTCGGCTATCGAGATTTACAAGGATTATAATCGCATCAGCCGGTTTATCAGAGGGGTAAAATCAAAATGA
- a CDS encoding glycosyltransferase family protein has product MSSTRLPYKVMLSLAGKPLLQRLYERVNASVLKGSVIIATSTDQSDDPVENFCKSEGIRCYRGSLNDLLQRHLGAAETMGAEFVIKIPSDVPLIDVGVIGRVVTEFFREGSDCDYISNLHPATYPDGNDVEIMKIDALRKADREATRDFEREHTTPYLWENPHLFKIGNVTWETGYDYSMSHRWTIDYEEDYLFIKTVYDELWSPNYHFSMIDILNLIDRKPSIAAINSKFAGVNWYRHHLGELRTISNEQTKIL; this is encoded by the coding sequence ATGTCCTCTACCAGACTTCCATACAAAGTGATGCTATCACTGGCCGGAAAACCCCTTTTACAAAGATTGTACGAAAGAGTAAATGCCTCAGTACTAAAAGGAAGTGTAATAATTGCAACCTCAACAGATCAATCCGATGATCCGGTGGAAAACTTCTGCAAAAGTGAAGGAATCAGATGTTATCGCGGGAGTTTGAATGATCTGCTTCAAAGGCATCTTGGTGCCGCCGAAACCATGGGCGCAGAGTTCGTAATCAAAATTCCTTCAGATGTCCCGCTTATTGATGTGGGTGTTATCGGACGCGTTGTTACTGAATTTTTTAGAGAGGGTTCAGACTGTGATTACATCTCCAACCTCCATCCTGCAACTTATCCCGATGGAAATGATGTGGAGATCATGAAAATTGATGCTCTGCGAAAAGCTGACCGGGAAGCAACCAGAGACTTTGAAAGAGAACATACTACTCCCTATCTGTGGGAGAATCCTCACCTTTTCAAAATCGGTAATGTCACCTGGGAAACGGGTTATGACTATTCAATGTCTCACAGATGGACGATTGATTATGAAGAGGATTACCTTTTTATAAAAACTGTTTACGATGAGCTCTGGTCTCCAAATTACCATTTTTCCATGATTGATATCCTGAATCTGATCGACAGAAAACCATCTATTGCCGCAATAAACAGCAAATTTGCGGGAGTAAACTGGTACAGGCACCATCTCGGCGAACTTCGCACAATTTCGAATGAACAGACCAAAATTTTATAA
- a CDS encoding metalloenzyme: MDGKKCNGSISLFFIDGVGIGEPDPAKNPFFSYPFKIFSEFFTQIPHLDNVPLSAGRAVLFPVDASHGYPGFPQSGTGQLSIFGGYDAIESFGGHFGPYAPLSQVDRIYESNLFKNAISNSYNFKFLNAYPRPFFNYLRKKPKRLNVTAHCMISSGTGFNSSRQVYDKQALTAEVTNYRWRQKLGSKLPEISPEEAGKIFLRNSRKADISVFEYYLTDYAGHRRYDGKIEEICEIIDRFLLHLFTNLDNENDTLLVCSDHGNFEDISIKTHTKNPAMFIACGKYATDAENEIKNLSDITPFIFRKLKENEKTES; the protein is encoded by the coding sequence ATGGACGGAAAAAAATGTAACGGGTCTATTTCACTGTTTTTCATTGATGGTGTGGGCATTGGTGAACCGGATCCCGCCAAAAATCCATTTTTCTCTTATCCTTTCAAAATATTTTCCGAGTTTTTCACACAAATACCACATTTGGATAATGTGCCTTTGTCAGCAGGTAGAGCGGTACTGTTCCCCGTGGATGCTTCTCATGGATACCCCGGTTTTCCTCAGAGTGGAACCGGACAACTTTCCATTTTTGGTGGATATGACGCCATAGAATCATTTGGAGGTCACTTTGGTCCTTATGCACCCCTGTCTCAAGTCGACAGAATTTATGAGTCAAATCTGTTCAAAAATGCCATCTCCAATAGCTATAATTTCAAATTTTTAAACGCCTATCCCCGTCCGTTTTTTAACTATTTGCGTAAGAAGCCAAAACGGTTGAATGTAACTGCTCACTGTATGATCTCCTCAGGGACAGGATTTAACAGTTCAAGGCAAGTATATGATAAACAAGCACTTACCGCAGAAGTAACAAACTATCGCTGGAGGCAAAAGCTTGGTTCTAAACTGCCTGAAATCTCTCCGGAAGAAGCAGGAAAGATATTTTTAAGAAATTCGCGAAAAGCGGACATTTCTGTTTTCGAATACTATCTCACCGACTATGCCGGTCACCGGAGATATGATGGGAAGATCGAAGAAATATGTGAAATTATCGACAGGTTTCTGCTGCACTTGTTCACGAATCTTGATAATGAAAACGATACCCTCCTTGTCTGCTCAGATCATGGAAATTTCGAAGACATCTCAATAAAGACACATACAAAAAACCCGGCGATGTTCATCGCTTGTGGGAAATATGCAACAGATGCAGAAAACGAAATCAAAAACCTGTCGGATATTACCCCTTTCATCTTTCGAAAATTGAAAGAAAATGAAAAAACTGAGTCTTGA
- a CDS encoding LD-carboxypeptidase: MKPSRLQENDLIALITPASSPSKISRVEEGIKFLNERGYRTVMLPNCMKQKGYLAGSDQERIDDIHSAFSNEEVKAIISLRGGYGAGRLLQGIDYSIIRSNPKIFCGYSDLTTLQMAFLVKTGLVSFAAPMAAVDFAGELSEYTLKSFFDIVESGKSGEVIAPKGISMSGNRKGMASGKIYGGNLAVYCSMLGSEYLPDPSGKIFFFEDVSEPPYRIDRFLNQLFLNGYFEKAAGFIFGQFTEGDPGDGPTLSQAEVFEHYISKINKPVITNFPFGHVKDLYTIPFGIEVEIDSDSGIVVYKESAVI, translated from the coding sequence ATGAAACCTTCCAGACTGCAAGAAAATGACCTGATTGCTTTAATCACTCCCGCATCCTCACCCTCAAAAATTAGCCGGGTGGAAGAAGGGATTAAATTTCTCAACGAGAGGGGATACAGAACGGTCATGTTACCCAACTGTATGAAGCAAAAAGGATATCTTGCAGGTAGTGATCAGGAGAGAATTGATGACATCCACAGTGCATTTTCGAATGAGGAAGTAAAAGCCATAATTTCTTTGAGAGGCGGGTACGGTGCCGGCAGGTTACTGCAAGGAATTGATTATTCGATTATCCGGTCAAACCCGAAAATATTTTGCGGATACAGCGATTTGACAACACTTCAAATGGCGTTTCTTGTAAAGACAGGCCTTGTTTCATTCGCTGCACCCATGGCTGCAGTGGATTTTGCGGGTGAACTGAGCGAATATACTTTGAAAAGTTTTTTTGACATTGTTGAATCAGGGAAAAGCGGGGAAGTAATCGCTCCAAAAGGAATTTCGATGTCAGGAAACCGGAAGGGCATGGCATCCGGAAAGATTTATGGCGGAAATCTCGCTGTTTATTGTTCCATGCTGGGGAGTGAATATCTGCCTGATCCGTCAGGAAAGATTTTCTTTTTTGAGGATGTTTCCGAACCTCCTTACAGGATTGACCGTTTTCTGAATCAACTCTTTCTTAACGGATATTTCGAAAAAGCGGCAGGATTTATTTTTGGTCAGTTTACCGAAGGTGATCCCGGGGATGGACCAACACTCTCCCAAGCCGAGGTATTTGAACACTACATTTCAAAAATCAACAAGCCGGTGATAACCAATTTCCCGTTTGGTCATGTAAAAGACCTTTACACGATACCATTCGGCATCGAAGTGGAGATAGACTCAGATTCAGGTATCGTCGTTTATAAGGAGAGTGCCGTAATCTAA
- a CDS encoding glycosyltransferase family 9 protein, whose product MKKIEIFFKNLFLKWILFIGKRKKETGKIVLKEGDKILCIRLNRIGDALVVTPLIHKIKRRTGCSISVLADRHNHFVFRNNPDIDEVIIFEKGSKGTKKIIRQIKKAGYKVVLDLHDDVSVTVSFLLTKLKTEYIAGLEKGNRAIYTHIASRLSSIDHHVIERSLGLADLFEVTTDLFPDELNEDLSRIRYFPTKENISVTKKYFESKFEPGKFVVGINISAGSLARYWGTENFRHLVKYLKEKNIEYLLLCSTRDIKLSLEIDPYSERTYYTPDFGEFCAMIGRINLLFSPDTATVHLASIYGVPVFGLYVKYDTEDVIWYPYNTRYDAVVTKEPTLKFVNWHKVIEKFEPFLNREVKTYEDSKL is encoded by the coding sequence ATGAAAAAAATTGAAATATTCTTTAAAAATCTCTTTTTGAAGTGGATTCTTTTTATCGGGAAAAGAAAAAAAGAAACAGGTAAAATCGTGTTAAAAGAGGGGGATAAAATCCTGTGTATCAGATTAAACAGGATTGGGGATGCTCTTGTGGTCACCCCCCTGATCCACAAAATAAAAAGGAGAACGGGGTGCAGTATTTCAGTGTTGGCCGACAGGCACAACCATTTTGTTTTCAGAAACAATCCCGACATTGACGAGGTGATCATTTTTGAGAAGGGGAGTAAAGGGACAAAGAAGATCATCAGACAGATTAAAAAAGCCGGCTACAAGGTTGTACTCGATTTGCATGATGATGTCTCTGTAACTGTAAGTTTTCTTCTGACCAAGTTAAAAACTGAATACATTGCCGGTTTGGAAAAGGGGAATCGTGCGATATACACTCACATAGCATCCAGACTAAGTTCAATTGATCATCATGTTATAGAAAGATCACTGGGACTGGCTGATTTATTCGAAGTTACAACTGATTTGTTTCCGGATGAATTAAACGAGGATCTCAGCCGGATAAGATACTTTCCAACCAAAGAGAATATTTCGGTCACAAAGAAATATTTTGAGTCAAAGTTCGAACCCGGAAAGTTCGTGGTCGGCATCAATATATCCGCAGGAAGTCTGGCAAGATACTGGGGTACAGAAAATTTCAGACATCTGGTGAAGTACCTAAAAGAAAAAAATATTGAATATCTTTTGTTATGTTCGACCAGAGATATTAAATTAAGCCTCGAAATTGATCCATATTCTGAGAGAACCTACTATACACCAGATTTTGGTGAGTTCTGTGCCATGATCGGGAGAATAAACCTCTTGTTCAGTCCTGATACGGCAACAGTTCACCTTGCTTCCATTTATGGTGTTCCAGTTTTTGGGTTATATGTAAAATATGACACTGAGGATGTTATCTGGTATCCATACAACACCCGGTATGATGCCGTTGTAACAAAAGAGCCAACTCTCAAATTTGTGAACTGGCATAAAGTAATTGAAAAATTCGAACCATTTCTAAATCGTGAAGTAAAGACTTATGAAGATTCCAAATTGTAA